From the genome of Takifugu rubripes chromosome 10, fTakRub1.2, whole genome shotgun sequence:
CGGAGGCCAACCTGAATGAAGTGGCCCACGGAGCGGCAGGCCTCCAGGTAGGAGCGGTGCAGGATCCACTTTCCTGCTGCCATCGCTGCCAGATACTTTTCGTTTCGCAGCGGGGTCCCGACAACAATGTGGGTGCAGCTCGGGTCGAAAGACTGCTTGTCTAGAACCACGCCACCTAGAGGGGAAGGAAAGCAACAAAGGACGACAGCAAGGAGAGCAAATGTTTACTAACGCAGGGTTTATTGTGAGGGATCCGTAGCACGACTCTCTGACAGCGTTGCTTCACAACAACCAGATCTATGTTTGAGAAAATTAAGATCTTTTTATGAGAGGCAGCATCGAAGAGGAGGAAACAATAGAGAACCCTTCAGTTCCCGACATCGGGGATCGTATGCACTGACTTCAGGCCTTGGATGTTATTTTACACTGCAGCAAAATTACTGCCCAAGTGGACAACTCACCGAGCTGCTCTATGAGGTGACTGTAATCGATGCGTTCCTGAGGACTGAGGGAGGACAACTGAAATCTGGGCGgctgcttttcttccttttaggAGATCAAAAACAATGCACGTGTGAAAATGCTGGCAATTGTCTCTTAAGTCTTTGCTCCTCACCTCTGGCTCTGGGGCAACTGGAGGATTTGCAAGGGGGAAGGCAATACTGGGGGCCTCAGGAGTGAGAAGGTCATTTTCCTGTTCTTTTGTCGGGGGTGTTGTGAATTTCTGGCCCATGTGCTGGTCAATAACATCacaagcagctggagaaaaacacaAGGTCACTGAAGATTTACGACTTGAGCCTTTAAAGCTGGGGTACCCAAATCCAGTCTCTCATTCTCCATCGGtcatttctgtcctaccaggttgATGTGGCTCTCTACTAGGATCAGATTTTTCTGTGGGAAagcattttctgcctggtaagACAGAAATCCCAGCTGGACTGGGAGACCCTTGAGGATTTGGGCACCTCTGCTTTAAAGGAAAACCGCATAAAGTCGGGCTAAAGGCGGATGTGCGAGGTTCTGGCTCTCTTACCCATCTCAACCAGCTCTGAGTCAGTCATGGAGTCCCTGAACTGAGGGCAGGTTTCCGTggtgggaggaggtggaaggggcTCAGAGTTCTGCGAGGGGCTCGAAGGCCATTGTAAGTTATCAGCCAGCTTGGCCCGCTCCTCCCTCGCTGTTGGATCATCCCAGACTATTTGCTCACTCTGGGACGGCTCTGTATTTATGTCCATGGCTGCTTCTCTGGAAACTCTGTGGGCAGGATGGTGCGGGGTTTAATCCCAAAATGCAGCTTGTTTGCTATAAATTCTTAACATTTAGTGGATTTATTCTGGTGTAGCCACATTTCTTCATGATGAGTCCATACCTGAGAGCTTCCAGCGTACGCCTGTTCCCATTCCGCCCGACCCGGCTCACGTCGGGTGTGTGTGGGGCCGAGTCAACGCCTCCAGATCCCATCCTGCTGAGCCTGGCAGAGGCTCGCCTCCCTGTCGTCAGCTTGGTGGCAGACATGATCTCCTGGAGCTGCCTTTGCAGGTTCTCTCTCATGGCTAGAGACTCTGACATATCGTCAGGAGAGAGGATAAATACGTTCATAAATAACCTGCTGTCATCTCTCGTGACAAGTGTTTAGTGTATGATGGAGGTCGACAACTACCACTTCTATCCTGAGCATCACTCGTCTCCTCTTTGCTTCCATCACTTGCTCGGCGTACAGCTGCTCCATCCTCCGCGGTCACAGGTTCAAACTaataaaaaacatgaaaacatcacAGCGTTCCCGAGATAGCATTTTGTTATCCATTATTCAACTGAAACATGAGAAGAAGTCAAGCTTCAGTGATGAGTGGCAAAGGCTTAGTCACGTCACTCTGGACCCACCGTCTTGGCCTTTCGTTCGGCCGTCTCCCTCCGTTGTGTTCGGGTCAACGGTGGAGACTTCTGAGAGCTGCAGGGTACCTGACTGAGGTTCAGGCTCATTTTTGGATTGTAGTTAAACGGATACAGAGACTCTGGAACGTGTCTCTGTTCCTCAGCACACTGCACAACAAGACACATGTCGTCTCTTAGCTCCAAACTTGAAGACTTCCACCATCTGCACAATAACATGGACACATACAGCGTGCAGCCAGTACTGAGAGACCACGTGAAGTCCTCTCTCCTTCACTCCTTTGTATTCCCGGCTGTTGTCCCCTGCTCGTCCTTGGTAGATGTAGTGGGTCACTGAATCATCACACACCCACCTAAACCCAAGCAGATAGGGTCAAtctcatgtttgtgtttctcaaGGCAGAGCTGTCCTGAATATTCTTGTTCTAGACTCAAAAGTCCTGCCTGAAGTCGGCTCCGAGTGAAGCAGCGACAGCGTTGAGGTCACTCTGCATCTTGGTCAGCTTCTTTCCAACACAGATCACAACGCCCTTCAAGGGTCCAGATTCTTTTTCTGGGACCTGAATAACAAAAACATGGACAGTTTCAATCACTGTTGCGTGGCGGTAATGGAGAATTCCTTAAAAAAAGTGACGATTAAGATCAAAAGTCAAGATTGCCATAATTAAGAGGTGTACCACAATTGACCTCACCTTAGTCTCAGATGTCTTGGGTAGTTGGGGGCTGGCAGAGACGGCCTCCATTTCCGATGTATTTCTTGTGCTGTTGGCCAAAGCCACCTTTAGATTCCTCTGAATGACGTCAGTCAGCGGCGTCCCCACCTTCTGTGCTGTTTTTGATCCACCTCCTGGAGTGTCCAGTTCTCCAAGTGCATCCTACACAGTTTAATATGTTCACGATTAGTCTTTTGCTTATATTTatagaaaaaaatgtaaatgaatcgAGTCTGTGGACGCTCATTAGGTCAAAACCTTGACATTAAAGGAGGGTCTGAAAAGCTGGTCTCTGCTGAGGAAACGGGAGGGAGTGTCCAGCGGCACCGACGCTTCCTTCTGTTGAGAGTTCCTCCGACCAGTTTCCTGGAGGGTTCCAATGTTGTCTTTTGGCTTCATCTCATCCAACACTGAACGGAACACTTTGCTCTGGAAGCGGCCTAAATCCAGCGGAGTGACAGCTTTTCCACTCTGTGGACCCAGAAGAGGGATCTCAGGTGACACCCGCGCTGGTGGAGACAGGGGGGGCTTTTGAGAACCACCGACAAAActctcatcctccctctctgttgacagtaaaaaaagagggtgaaaaaaaaagacctaaaaTGTTCAAAAGGATCACTAATTACATGTTACAGTAACCTGGTGATGGTGGCAGGTCAATCAGAAAACGCTCCTCCGTTGCCCTCTGGCCTGATCGAGCAGACTCCAATATCCATCTCATGGTGACAGCAGGGAGGCCCCATTTCTTTGCAGCCTGGTACTTGGTGCCTTCGGGGCTTTGCAACACCAGATGGGTGCTGGCCAGCATGCCTTTCTTGTGATTGGCCAAACGCACAAAGTAATCCTGCACCCTGTGTtagagaggaaaacaaaggtcAGAAGAGATGAGGACAAGATTTATAACTATACAGGGCAGGACTTGAGGGAGTATGTGACAAGTAAACAATATAGGAACGTAAACACACTCAGCTCCGAGGTATTTGGCTAGCTCCACCAAGGATTCCCTCTCTGCTCCGGTAAACTGGCTGACAGACAGCACGCAATTTTTGAGAGGAAAACGCCCGTCCATCACAGGAACCGGAGTGAACAAAGGGTTGGAAGACAACTGCAGGACACTCTCCTTCTCAACACACATGGCCTGAAAAAGGTATTAGAAGTTTCTCGATCCCTAATTTCTATTCCAAGATCCTTATTTTAACAATGGACATACATGAAATATACTTAGCAGttattcaaataaatgtttatcATTCATGTTCTTACCAGCCAGGTGTCAGTGACAACCTCGTCCACTGTGGCCTCCACTGAGCAGCCCAACAGAGGCACCACTGCATAGTCTGCAACCATTCGGGTCTGGCCCGTCAGCACCCTGCCTCCATTTTCTATCACCAGGAGAGACAGCTGGGCATCGGCCTCAGCACCAAAGCCCACAAGAAGGAAGCGTTTTCCAAAAAACAGCCCTGCCTCGCTCCCCTCTGGCAAGGTTGAATTTGGTTCTGGTCCTCCTGACTGATTATGTCCAGACTCAGGTTGGAGACCTGGGCTGttagtgccccctgctggtggcgCTGCGTCAACTGCAGGCGAAAACTTAAATGAGAATAG
Proteins encoded in this window:
- the topbp1 gene encoding DNA topoisomerase 2-binding protein 1 isoform X1 — its product is MLIMPREDREGFIVKFVESKGQKTEYSVKAYEAILELQSEKYVKTVDEDAILQMDQKDKALYVFSSFTSPGYLHCKMLGCRVVGPLVVVFCLQQQHCVPKAEKPVYNMAMADVTISCTSLDKAARAEVMDLVQLMGGRVYLDLNVSVTHLIAGEVGSKKYLVAASLGKPILLPSWVKACWEKSQDSLFRYTDLPVEEYLCPVLRGCTVCVTGLTSTERKDVQRLCEQHGASYSGQLKMNECTHLIVSDPTGQKYECAKKWNVYCVSLHWLFDSIEKGFCQDESRYTVERNASKSTRPHTSTPTGTNKEGPSLLGLSHISVNASMTINDTALTNGTISRLEIPDPIDSLDLTVCPGDDILDGCKLYLCGLPTKKLEKLRRLVNTTGGLRFNQPSEELTHVVMGDLDEDIKNFVSKTTHRPHVVTVQWLVDCFTKGCVLPEDGYLHPDCLPPAPTALSVPDHRASTSRLSAAPPMASLNTPTYNKAEEDLLSQYMDDETTVVDAAPPAGGTNSPGLQPESGHNQSGGPEPNSTLPEGSEAGLFFGKRFLLVGFGAEADAQLSLLVIENGGRVLTGQTRMVADYAVVPLLGCSVEATVDEVVTDTWLAMCVEKESVLQLSSNPLFTPVPVMDGRFPLKNCVLSVSQFTGAERESLVELAKYLGAEVQDYFVRLANHKKGMLASTHLVLQSPEGTKYQAAKKWGLPAVTMRWILESARSGQRATEERFLIDLPPSPEREDESFVGGSQKPPLSPPARVSPEIPLLGPQSGKAVTPLDLGRFQSKVFRSVLDEMKPKDNIGTLQETGRRNSQQKEASVPLDTPSRFLSRDQLFRPSFNVKDALGELDTPGGGSKTAQKVGTPLTDVIQRNLKVALANSTRNTSEMEAVSASPQLPKTSETKVPEKESGPLKGVVICVGKKLTKMQSDLNAVAASLGADFRWVCDDSVTHYIYQGRAGDNSREYKGVKERGLHVVSQYWLHACAEEQRHVPESLYPFNYNPKMSLNLSQVPCSSQKSPPLTRTQRRETAERKAKTFEPVTAEDGAAVRRASDGSKEETSDAQDRSESLAMRENLQRQLQEIMSATKLTTGRRASARLSRMGSGGVDSAPHTPDVSRVGRNGNRRTLEALRVSREAAMDINTEPSQSEQIVWDDPTAREERAKLADNLQWPSSPSQNSEPLPPPPTTETCPQFRDSMTDSELVEMAACDVIDQHMGQKFTTPPTKEQENDLLTPEAPSIAFPLANPPVAPEPEEEKQPPRFQLSSLSPQERIDYSHLIEQLGGVVLDKQSFDPSCTHIVVGTPLRNEKYLAAMAAGKWILHRSYLEACRSVGHFIQEDEYEWGSSSILDALPSITSQQRRLASAAMRWRRTLRGSSSEDEGAFSGWTVMLNIDHSRESGFRRLLQSGGAKVLPSPSPSLYREATHLFADFSRLKPGDFRVDVSEAASQGVTCLKPEYIADYLMQEPTPSIQLYYLSEAPSEENPNTPSRKRKAETDDAKLKKTRRN
- the topbp1 gene encoding DNA topoisomerase 2-binding protein 1 isoform X2, with product MPREDREGFIVKFVESKGQKTEYSVKAYEAILELQSEKYVKTVDEDAILQMDQKDKALYVFSSFTSPGYLHCKMLGCRVVGPLVVVFCLQQQHCVPKAEKPVYNMAMADVTISCTSLDKAARAEVMDLVQLMGGRVYLDLNVSVTHLIAGEVGSKKYLVAASLGKPILLPSWVKACWEKSQDSLFRYTDLPVEEYLCPVLRGCTVCVTGLTSTERKDVQRLCEQHGASYSGQLKMNECTHLIVSDPTGQKYECAKKWNVYCVSLHWLFDSIEKGFCQDESRYTVERNASKSTRPHTSTPTGTNKEGPSLLGLSHISVNASMTINDTALTNGTISRLEIPDPIDSLDLTVCPGDDILDGCKLYLCGLPTKKLEKLRRLVNTTGGLRFNQPSEELTHVVMGDLDEDIKNFVSKTTHRPHVVTVQWLVDCFTKGCVLPEDGYLHPDCLPPAPTALSVPDHRASTSRLSAAPPMASLNTPTYNKAEEDLLSQYMDDETTVVDAAPPAGGTNSPGLQPESGHNQSGGPEPNSTLPEGSEAGLFFGKRFLLVGFGAEADAQLSLLVIENGGRVLTGQTRMVADYAVVPLLGCSVEATVDEVVTDTWLAMCVEKESVLQLSSNPLFTPVPVMDGRFPLKNCVLSVSQFTGAERESLVELAKYLGAEVQDYFVRLANHKKGMLASTHLVLQSPEGTKYQAAKKWGLPAVTMRWILESARSGQRATEERFLIDLPPSPEREDESFVGGSQKPPLSPPARVSPEIPLLGPQSGKAVTPLDLGRFQSKVFRSVLDEMKPKDNIGTLQETGRRNSQQKEASVPLDTPSRFLSRDQLFRPSFNVKDALGELDTPGGGSKTAQKVGTPLTDVIQRNLKVALANSTRNTSEMEAVSASPQLPKTSETKVPEKESGPLKGVVICVGKKLTKMQSDLNAVAASLGADFRWVCDDSVTHYIYQGRAGDNSREYKGVKERGLHVVSQYWLHACAEEQRHVPESLYPFNYNPKMSLNLSQVPCSSQKSPPLTRTQRRETAERKAKTFEPVTAEDGAAVRRASDGSKEETSDAQDRSESLAMRENLQRQLQEIMSATKLTTGRRASARLSRMGSGGVDSAPHTPDVSRVGRNGNRRTLEALRVSREAAMDINTEPSQSEQIVWDDPTAREERAKLADNLQWPSSPSQNSEPLPPPPTTETCPQFRDSMTDSELVEMAACDVIDQHMGQKFTTPPTKEQENDLLTPEAPSIAFPLANPPVAPEPEEEKQPPRFQLSSLSPQERIDYSHLIEQLGGVVLDKQSFDPSCTHIVVGTPLRNEKYLAAMAAGKWILHRSYLEACRSVGHFIQEDEYEWGSSSILDALPSITSQQRRLASAAMRWRRTLRGSSSEDEGAFSGWTVMLNIDHSRESGFRRLLQSGGAKVLPSPSPSLYREATHLFADFSRLKPGDFRVDVSEAASQGVTCLKPEYIADYLMQEPTPSIQLYYLSEAPSEENPNTPSRKRKAETDDAKLKKTRRN